Sequence from the Numida meleagris isolate 19003 breed g44 Domestic line chromosome 2, NumMel1.0, whole genome shotgun sequence genome:
TTATGCTTTCCTTCTGGCATCAGATGCAACCTTGAAAGAGGGAGGGGAGGCGGGGGGAGAGGAAAAACCACAATATATTGAATATGCAATATATCCTGGGAGCACAGGTAAACAGtttgtccttttcctttgctcttgGTTACCCAAGTGAAAACATTGATGTAACACTGACGTACTGTTTCCATGTCTGTGGATCAGAATGTCAACTACATCAACAGTTGAAACAACAAACATACTTCCTCCACTTTGGGACGGATAAACTACGTTTTAAACAAATTATTGTCCCAGACCTAGTTCAAAAACCTTTTTAGTGGTCTGCAAAGACGCCACTGAAATTCAAGCGAGTAGGATACAGCTAAATGTATGTCAAGCACCTAAGCTGCTTTACCTCTTTCAGAGAACAGTGTCTGTGCTGGACAGAATGTCCTGAACAGACTGGGTGGTGAAACTAAATCTGTAGCTGCAGCAAACTTAATTGGCATTTGAGCTGtctctcatttttctgcataaaaacGAATTCAGAACTAATATAAGCTATCTTTCTAAAGTAAAAAGGGAAATCTGTACTTCTGTGGCTGAATTGTGACTTAAGCAACAAAAAGGTTTAGGAGAGTCTCTGAGTAGCCTACATCTTTAGGCTGTTAACTGAGAGGTGAGAGAAGACTAAACtaattgctgttattttctatCTGAGAAAAACTTTTATGTATGTACATTTAATACTTATATCACATTGTGAAGCTCTTTGTTTTACAACTTGTAGCAGTTTCAATAGCTGAAGACCACATTGTCTGTTAATTTGCTGTGCTGTCTTCGTACCATTTAAATCCTACTACAGCAAGGGCAATAATTCTTTTAGTGGTGATCAAGTGATGTTTagtttcaggaagaaaagagaaccAGTGTGAACATATCTAGTTCTTCCAGCACTTCTGTCTGAATTTTAAtaagattttcttcaaagacaAAGCAATATACAGATGTGCAAACATCTAACAGCAGTCGTGAATACCATCCACAATGGTAAACCTAATATTACCTAATTCTAGCCATGCAAGTACAGAATAATGGCACACAATGTATCTGCACTACAAATAGCAAATCCTTTTCTAATTTACtattcagagaaaaatcaagGCAAGAAAAGGTGATATTCAagttattactgaaaatatgcTGAATTTAAAACTCTTCATCTTGCTTTACAATGAAATATCTCTAGTGCAACAAGATAAAAAGAGGGTAATGTGCCTaagtattttctgtgtatttctgatatttaatcattggtttaatttctttttggatAAATGCATATATGGGAGAGCACTTCAGCACAAAGACACGTAAAGAACAGCTTTATGTTTTACTGTTTGGTAACTTCTAACACTTTCTTCCCTGGTGGTCCTTCTGAAGAAGCTATCTGATCTTTGTCTAGTTTTTGTTATGGCATGCCTTAGCATCTAGagtgtttttcagtgaaatctaATGCAATTATAGGTGTTCTTAGCAGGGCATCTGTGGGAGTAACTGACTGTCaagcatttcaaataaaagtCTGTATGTGATTATTAGGAAGGTCTCcttatctttcctttcttaattttcCTGTTGCATAATGCCTTTTATGAATAGCAGAGCTGACTTTGAGGTAAATATATCACTCAATTTCTCACAGAGATGACATCAATGAAACAGATTCTCACACTCTGCATTCATCAAAATGTTCCAGTTCTCCTAATCCTTCTCTTGAGTGTTAATGAGCATGATCTATTGCTGAGTAGTAATAGAACCCTTGAATTTACATgcaaatctgaagaaaagaaagacgGTGGAATCCCTCCTTTTTATGGGAAGCATTTCTGGGTTTTCAGAATGAATGCCTCAAGACTTTGCTTGTTTATGGAGTAATATTTGAACATAGCTGTAcaactttttttccatatcaCTTTTCcgaaacacacaaaaaattcatggagcttctgaaaaataaaatcttagtgGTTGTTGCTCATATCAACAAGGAAGAGCAGAGATCAGtattctctgcctctctctaGTAACAAGTACTCTTGTGCTATTCATAGCATCTAAATTCAGTGTTCTACTGAATGGAACAGAAGTTAGGTATCTCACAACATAAGGAATGCAATGAccataacagaaaaaaatatatgcatttgcTAAGTACTGGAGAGTGGTGACAAGTGGAAAGATCAAGAGGACCTTCCTTAGTTTCTTTTGGGGAACAGTAGGAAGGTACTTACTGAAGTACTGATTCTTCTTACTTTTTACATAAAGGCCCAACTACACTGCTTGCATAACTTGTGAGGGAAGTTGAGAATAGTTCCGTCTACATCAGGACCGATTTGtccaaatgcatttattttaatgttgtggattttaatttcttcctttctttaacAATCAGTTAGAAACGCTCCACCATGTAACTTACCGGGAGCCTTTGATGTGCTCATGAAGGTATTCTGCATGAAAGCGTGGAACCAAAGGGTCTTTTTCACCATGAATTATTAACGTGGGACATTTAATAAGAGGCAGCAACTGTTGACAGATACTACCTAGGGAGAAAATAGAGGAAGGTTacacttcatttaaaacaaaaatatgaaagacCTAAGCAGTTTCTGCAAAGGACTTGAACTCCACTTGGGTTCTAGCTATTGCTTCTCCTTGTGGCTAGCATGCAATTATTCCACAGAAGTGTGCAAACAGGactaacatttatttctttcacgTAGTACGCAAGCAGTGAAATTTGCTCCATTATTGGTTATTAACAGAAACGGGTAGAGCAACTGTAGTTGTCTCCAGCcttgccttttttcccttcGGTctgagtattttgttttctttgcatttaatgCTACATTTTGTTACGTAGGTTTACAAGACTTGCTACTTTAATGAGTAGCAAGTAACACCTGTAAGGTAACTTAGGTTGCACTCATGCAATCTAAGCTTCCACCTCCCAGACCCTTAGCTGCCTGCAGTAAATTACAGtttaatacaaattaaaacTATTCAAGGGTTGCTCTTCTGCCCAGACATTCTATGGAACctaaagaataattttatgCTTACTAGTCTTAAATCTCATTCAAATTTTAATGCTCTTCCTTAAAGACTTTTACAACCATTAGCTTAATGACAAAGAATAGCAAGAAGAATTTTGAATTTTGCAGCTTCATACAGTTTATCTACTTTCGTTAAACATTGGCACCCTCTAAAATTTTGCTTCTTATAGAAGTtcacagtaaaatatatttaacttagggcaaataatcttttttttgttgttgtttgtttcttaatttaaaaaaatgagtttgtgACAAAGAGTTTACTGTCCTTTTATCTCTCAGTTTTCTCCtctgatggctttttttttaaccccatTTTCTTTATGGACCCTTTGCAACCTTTTCTGCATTCTTACTGAAGTTTAATTCAATGGTCAGCTTGTGTTCTAAGTAACTCTTCCCAAGCTAATCACGGAAAAACTGCAGTCTGATGGTTGCTAATCCTTTTCAGTCAATGTTAGGCATCTCCCACTATCTGCCCTAGTTACAGCATCTGGAAAATTGAGCTCCTTGTTAAATGTCTCTGGTTGGCTTCCTTTCACAGTCACTCCACCTTAGAGCGCATGAGGCACGTGCAGTCTGTAAAAGGATGTCACAGCCagtgtttcatagaatcatacaatatTCCAAGTCAgaagggatccataaggatcaGCTCCCTAAAATGGAGCCCAATACTACAGACCTCTAAGAGACAGGGCTGAAATCATCACAAAGTTTACTTTTTCTGCAGATAAGTAGGCTCCACGTACCTTACTTGTCAGGAAATATAGGGGACAGGAGATAAATTTCAACATATTCACCACTGAATTTCATGGCACACAAACCCATATTTCCATAAagactttatttttgtatgtaaaGAGAATATGCTAGTTGAGCCACTTAAAGACAATAAGTTAATAGTTAGCATTCaactggccaaaaaaaaaaaaaagaaaaagaaaaaaatcctagaaATTTACTTGATTAAAGTCACCTATAGTGAAATAAAGGGAGGCTTCAAAGTTTAAGTGGTCCAGGTTTTGGACTTATCCTTGGTTGCAAAAATCTATGTAGAGTAATTGGAGAAATCTTCAGAGACAAACATTCACTAATGAATATATTGCCTGGTTTAACGACTCTTTTTCTGGATCTTAAATACCCAACCTGCATcaatagtatttttttaaatgttttgttgaatCTGAGCTGTCAAAATGTgaacttccttctttttgtaCTCATTATATGCTACTGGTTTTTAAATAGCGCTTCAGCTCCCATTTTCAGAAACTTAGATGAACACATCTCACATTTTGGATAGCTTACAGATGTTACCAAGAGGTAGTCCTCTGACACTGAGAaagtagaggagaaaaaagctaAAGCTGAATCCCTCCTGATCAGTCTGCATGACAAACTATTTACTAATGTAGTTTTAtggcagaacaagaaaagagaCTCATCAGCTTATGATTTCCATAAATGTTTTCTCCTCCTGTACCTTGCTGGTTCTGTGAACTGTCTACAAAGGAACTGCTTTATTCATAAGTGTGAGTCAGACCCAGCTTTTAATGCCATATGAAAAGTCCTTCCTTTTTGGGCTGCTAGGATTACTGTTAGGCTCTTATCCAGAACTGTCTGCTACTATAACTGCTTCAAATTAACACTGTAGAAGCCTTACCACCTgatttttcagcaaagcaggCTATTCCATCTACCCAAGCCTCACAGGTTTTTGCAAAGTATTCATGTCCATACATCTCTTCCAGTGGTTTCTTAACCTTTTCACTCCATTTTGAAACATCTCGGATACCTACATAAGATAACATTGAAATACGTTAGGATCTTACCTGCAACAAGATAAAACCCAATACTGTCAACATTTGAATAAATTTTCAAAGCTGAATGCAGACATGTATTTCAAACGTGAAACTGCActgaatggttttaaataattcttagtggggaaaagtttttaaaaaattgtagtTTTATTATCCCTGCTGGAGTCTTTCTGAGTTACAAAGCTGTCTTATTATATTCACAAGGAACAAAACTACATACATAGAAGGATGCAGTTCTAtgacttctgatttttcttttttgagggtGTGAAGAAGATGAGTTCAAGGAGATAGTTTATGtataaaaaaggaattatttttcataacagTGTGGCAGAACtggcaattctttttttatattcttcagCCTTTTGCTTTCGCTTATGAATGGAAGTTCTTCCATGATTCTTACCACTGTTCAGAAGAATGAAGCTCTTACTAAGGCATTCCAGCAGGCTGACATCATTATATGTTTGCCATGGTCttagagaaaaacaaggaaCTTTACTTAACAGAGCCCAGTGACTCACAACATACTGACTATAGTTATAGAAATAATCTGACATTAAGTTCACCTATTTTCCCCCTAAAATTTTCAATAGAGATCACAAATCAGGTACCCATGAAGGTAACTTTCATTCAACTGTATTTCAGTTGTAAATCTTTATATCACGAAAGCTTAAAATAACATtgacaaagcagagaaagtgaGAGTCCTTTTCAGTAAAGTACCAAATCATCAAACAGTAATATATGCCACTAGCAAAGCTTTTAATTGGCTTCAAACAGGaattaagagaagaaaggagtGTGGCATTAATTAATAAGCAGAATCTGTCAAGCCAAATGAGCATGGTAGTACCAACTGATTGAAAGTATTGTTTTTATAACAGCATCTGATTGGTAACCACTGGGAAATAAACTTGATCACCACAAGCTATCTGTTACTGACTAACTGTTTCCCTTACAGAATCTGCTGTTTTATCCATGCTGCTGACCTAATGTTAAGAAGAtggtggaaaaagaaagctaaatatTGAAAAGACACAGATAccaaaagaaaacctttctctCCTACCAAACCCTCAACTGCAGATGAAATGCACTGATACTCAAGCAGCTTTATCACCTGGCGAGAGATGCTGAAAGCACCAACCCACAAAAAGGCCAAAAGTCAGCACTGAAGAAGATGCTACCTGCAGTCCCTTTAAAGtaagacttatttttttccaaatggctGATTCTGACTGATGTacattttgtaattattatGTAATAAAACCTCTCTTTATATAATAGCATGTAAAGAACTAAAGTTGCATGTTTACAGagataaaaagcaaacagactAAACTACTGCTACTActaatgataataaaaatgatttagtACAGGTAACCTAAGTACACATGTGTAACACATACACTAGTAATTTAGCTGAAAAACAGCCAGGTTCCACAGCTGGTATAAATCAAACtctaattatttaaataaaactattcTCAGTTCCTCTTGTTGAGAGCCTCTAGGgttaattcttcatttctgatttcagttagtgttttttttcctgttttgctttagAGTGGTAAATagtcagattttattttgcacaaGTGTAATAATGGTCAGAAAtctgctgtttatttattttggaaagattttgtAACTACAgtaattaacattaaaaaaaatgcaaattagaAAGGTATCCTGGGATTTTACATGAATAATTCATCTGCTTTCTGACCTCCAAACAGCAAGTTGTgagcttgttttctttactATGTATTATATGTACCCTAGAGGCAAAAGTTATTACGTGTTAACATAACGATTTTCTGTGGACCTTGTCAAAAAGTTGTGCAAGATGTGAGAAAGTGAACTCAGCCAAGGGTTAGTAAGATCATGTAGAATTTGTATTTAGGAACTTGGTATAGCAACAAAAATCTAACTTTCTGAAATATACTGATAAACTACTAGAAATTATACTTTTTAGCAGCTGTTGATGAGGACTTCTTTTTAATCCTGCTATATTACCCAGGAGTAATTGTTGGGCAGTTTTTCCCTATGATTTTAGTCTATCCCTATGTGTAACTTGGTGAATTTCGTACCCTGTTGCTTTAGATTTGTTGTGTCCTCAGCTCTCTCTCTACTTAACTGTAATGTGACTAAGATCCTTGGATGAAgatgaaattaataattttagGATATGATATTTCTCTAGCCATTCAGTTTATACATACCATTATAAATTCTCACATCCTCTTGAGTAACGCTAGCATTTGCTCCCCAGACAACCATCTTGTGGATAAGAGCTGGATACTTTGCAGCTGCAATGAGTGCTGTAATGCCACCATCACTCCATCCCAGTAAAGAGAACTTATTAAATTTCAGAGCCTTTGTTGGTACAAGAAAGTGATATGAAAAATATCAGTTAGTTTTATaagcaaatgtatttattgaaaACTACTCGTACAGATCTAAACACAACACTTCATAGCTGAATTATATAGAGTAGCTTATATTAGATTCTTATTGCATTTAAGAAGCCGTcttgaaattaagaaatgtttattgAGAATGGATAGTGAAGACCTAGTGAAGTCTTAGAGACTGATGGTATCTAGAATGTGTGGATTCTATTCCTATAAAGTTGACAAGGACTACTGCAGCATGGGATAGTACGTAACCCAAGATGAACTTAAGAAAAGTTTAAGactttggaaatgaaatctGGTGCTTTAATTTATTGATGCTAGCTgacctatttaaaaaaaaaaaaatctactcaGTAATGACCAAAAAATGCTTAAAGAGTGTTTGCTATAGGACTATATCAAATTTAGGTGCCTAATCCACATTTTCTGAAGCATatgtgacattttaaatattagttCCTCATGAATTCCAATTCAAACCATTAATATTGCAATATCTTTTTCTCAAAAAGGAAGGCTCAGAACAAAATATACGTCAACCAGGACGTTAATTCATTCTGACTTCTACACTACTTTCCACTTAGAATCTGAAACTAGTTTCTTCGTATTCCAGGCTCTGTGGTAGAGTGTAACAGCCGTGACCAGAGAGAGGATTTTGTGTGTATGATGTTCAGTGAGCAAAAGGTGAGGAAGATAAAGGCGCTAAGAAGCAAAGGAATCTGAAGTTTGTACTGGAACAATATTCAGTAGCAGTTTTGTATATAGGAGCCTGAGTTTGTGAACTCTTTAGCAAAAAGGCATAATTGAAAGTttagaagggttttttttttgtgtgtgtgctcttttttctttttaaactttttttagATGGCTTTAAAGAAGACATTgtacttctgaaggaaaaaaagcaagttagTTGAACAGGTTGTTTTGGTGCTCAGTGTTTTGCTGTTGGAATACCAGTCCTGCTTTCTTTGGAGAGAAggcagaaacacaggaaatgagagaaacaaaagaactacagagaaaggaaaaagtagttATAATCTCAAAGCTTGCTCCTGCTTGTAAACATGATGCTCAAGTGACGCATACCCTTATCAGTCAAACCGATACCTGGTTTTCTTCTATTGCTACCAGACTTATCTGGTTTTGGCACTTTCCTTGATACTAGGCTCACTGTAGTGTTGCTCAATACTACATTTCATCTGTCTAAGCCTTAattagcaaacagaaaagaaataaggtaggggaaagaaaaggacatGCGAGGCAAGATCTGACAACAAGAAAATGGACTCTTGAATTTTCGCAGCTAGTCACGTGTTGGCCCTGGACTGCTGAAAAAACGAGTTACAAATGACCAACTTTCAGTATTGTTCTGCCAAAGTGTCACTGATATCCTGGCAAGTTTTAGGAGTTGGCAACAGTGCTCATAAAGAttaagtttttgttgttgctgctgttctccgAGTGCCAATAGCAAATTATGCATCTCAAATTTGCCTGACGGATGGAATAGATGATTAAAACTTTTGCTCTCCATCCTAGGCAATTTCTCAGTGCTTTAACTGAGATCGATTTGCCTCCAGTTACGTGTTTCTCTCACTAACTAGCCattattttgttgcatttttggGGGTTTTTCTCAGGATGCCTTTTTAGCAGGaggaatttattttatcatttgtggccttctaaaaaaaagaaaccaatgCAATGTAACAGATGTCTTGGAGATGGTGTGCATGTTTGCTTGCTTTAGTTTTGAACTACTTACAGTGCGGGCCTCTATCTTACATTGGCAGTTACCTGAGAGCTGGTTTCAGCTTCTTGGTTCTGTGGGTGATTTTGGGATATCTTTACTCAATAAGtgaacaaaatttcttttgagaCCACCTTCTCCATCAAGGTCTATATGAAATGCAATCAAAAGATCATGCATGCTGTGGCAAAAATAACTTATGACATTAAGCTGCAACATCACTCTGTACTATATTATTCCATTGAATCACAGGAAGTATGCCACAAGGGCTGCGGTTGATCTACAAAAACTGGGGGAAGCCCAAAACCGCCTTTTTTACTTCAGCAGTAGATTTTCAGAGTAAGAACCTCTTAAATATCGCACTGTTTCCataataataattcttaatGCTTTGGGCCTGcattgtgttttttgttggaGATTGGGATGGAGTATAGCAGAATGGATGTATATGCATTAGACTCCTTCAGTGTTAGCTAAATTCCTTGCAGAACATGGTCAGTGATACATAGCACTGTCTTCTGCATCAAGGTGCTAAATACTCTTCAGAATTTCAGCTTGTGTTATTTCACCGAAACCCTGCAGCAGTCACAGATCCAGGAGTAGCACCAGAATCTGAAAGAGCCCAGAATAAAGGTTCTGAATGCTATGCAACCCACATACCATTAGACAGCCCACTGCAGGAgctatgattttgttttatgctgGAAATCCTAGCTGGGGTAATTACTTGGGATCTGGGCTATCCTTCATGTGTTATGCTAAAATAGAATCAAATTACCTGCCCTTGGGAAGATCTTAACAAATAGTTGTATGCTTACATCAATGAACATCTTCAGAAACACAGGATGCCACATCTCATTTGTTTTGGCAGCTGTAGAGATTAGTAGACTGCTGCCCAGTTTGACTGCATGCTTTTTAAGGAcagctctgttttctattttgcagCTATTAGTTtttcagcagaggcagagaaaggGAGTTACAACCATTTAGACTGAAAGTTTGTCACCTACCCATGGtagcagctttattttctttgtttgtgtAGCAAAAGAAATTGCTGATTTACTGTGCAGAGAGACTGCTTATATGGTTTGAGGGCACGACTGTATTTTAATCCTGATTCTGCTGTCAAACTTATTTTGTTTCACTATGCAGAATACTCAAGGAAGGCTGCATTTCCAGTTTCATATGGTTCTTTCTGTAAGGTTACTGCTCGTTAGAGAAATACAGTTGGATTCACTGACTGAATCTTGTCTCATATTTTTGGAATTTTCATGCTCTGCCAACTTTCTTAACATGGCCAAAGAAACTGTATAGCTTAACATAACAAGGCCAAAGTATTAGTTAGAACTAAACCAGAAAACAGTGTTAGCACTTAGAGAAtggaacaaaagcagaacttaGGAACAtagatttgaaataaaaaatattctgcaagatggaaaaataacagctttgaATCATAGTCTTCACAATCACAACAGCAGTGTTGGTTAAGATCTGGTATGATTACAGGAATCCTTTGATTTCccacaaaaattatttcagtaatagGCTGTAAAATGCAAAGTGCCAAGTCAGTTTTCAGAATCAGATGTCTTTTAAACTGGATTGCTCAAGGTAAAAGGTCAAGCTTCTATTAGCTAAAAAAATGTCTAAGAACCTCTCACTACTAGATTTAACACTTCTAGTTAAACCAATTGGCttagtctttgtttttcatgtagTTTACCTAAACATACATGGTTCTCATCTGTAAATCTCTTAGGGCAGGGTTTTGGAATAAGAACGTATTACTTTGTAATTAATTCCCTAAGCTGAACTTCTCTGTATATTGCGGAcgaaaatattttccagaacaGTGTATATCTGCCCAGTTTTAAGCCTTCATTTGTACGTTTTGCTTAACTTGTTGTCTGTTGGAAACAAcatattgtcatggttttgacTGGGATagacttaattttcttcatagaggcTTGTACAATGTGGTTtggatttttaatgaaaataacagtGACAACGCACCAATGTCTATAGTTATTGCCAAGCAGTGCTTAAACAGTCAAGgatttctctgcttctcataCTGATACGCAGTGAGGAAGCTGGGGGTGCAAgagaagctgggaggggacaaagccaggacagctgaccccaACTGACCAAAGGGATGTCCCATACGAGACCATGCTTGGCAATACAAGAtgggggaaaagaaggaggaagggggtGGATGTTGAGAATGAAGGTGTTTGCCTTCCCAGGTAACAGTTGTGTGTGATGAGCTGTGCTTTCCTGAGGCTGAACATTTGCCTGCCAAGGTGAAGGACTCAGTGGattccttattttgctttgcttgaatgcacagcttttgttttaccTCGTAAACTGTAatctgtatgggaactgctgagtcacagcctgaaacactgagcacctggaggaaagacccagtcagccctgggagcacaggtgaaggcaattcacctgtgtgaccagaagtGGTGGAGTCTGGCTCCTCTCCTCTTAGGCCTTgtttaagggctgactgcccctgaggatttctttctggagattcctACTTGGTGGAaacttttccctgtgaacccagaatcttctgatatgggtgagcaatctatttcccttcctttgtagccCTGTTCTATCatgccagtccttccacctcctttttaatgccttttccatcgtgttggtctttctgattgctacactATCTCAACCCatgattttcagctttctgattctctcccccatcccgTCAGGGGAGAGTGAGCTATCACTTGTGTGCTGCTGAGCTACCTGCtggggttaaaccacaacacaaacCTAGCACTCTTCCACctcaaaaattaagaaaaaagggttttatatatataataaaatctGAGAATAGATTTACCTGCATAAGATCTACAGCATCTTTTGCATCTCTCTCAAAGAAATCTGGAGGGAAGTCTCGAGAGGGAGGGATGGACTTTCCATATCCTCGTGGATCCCAAGCGACAATTGTGAAAAGTTGCTTATTCATGGACTTAAGCTGTGGTCCAAAATCAGTTTGACCGCTCCCTGGAAAACCATCATTCTTCAATTAAAGTAACCACTGTAATACACATATGGCATACCTACTCCAGATGGAAATTGGGGAAACTTGTACCTTAATTCTGAAAAAGAGGCTTTATActttatttctatttgcaaCAAAGGATTGCAACTCTCAGATAGTAAGTACCATAATAAAAATCTTTAGAAGTATCATCAGTGTGCTGAGAGCAAACTTTCTAGTAGGTAGGTAAGCTTCTAAAAAATGATGCTACGCATGGATGTTCTAGAAGAGCATTTTAAACTGAGTTTCCTGGAATTAGTATCTGAGATAGGGACTTATCTTTGACAGATTTAAAGCATGGTTATTGCTGTCCATCTGACCAGCACAGAGGAAACTGTGAAAGAGGAGGAATATACTGACAAAATTGTGATTTATAGGTGAAAAGCACTGTGTGAGATGGTTCTTATTTGATGAAACATTTCAATAAGACTATGGGTGTTTGAAGCTGAGCTTTAAATACATTGCTTGAGGAGACAGCAGTGACACAAGTACagaattctgtttatttttctaagatGTTTGTTGCCGAATTTAAGTCAAATAGATTTCCTCCTGATGCAGTACAATTTCTTTAATTGATAGCCTTGACTTTCAAAGGATTAAATAAACTGAGTCTAGAAAATATTGTTGCACTCAGCTATCTATGAACACCAGGAGGAAGGTAAGAAGACtgcaatttatttctaatttggATC
This genomic interval carries:
- the BPHL gene encoding valacyclovir hydrolase isoform X1, whose translation is MAWRSAARELLMLQPRTALLTTRGPAASYGTSVTSAKIQVNGVNLHYQQTGEGSHAVLLLPGMLGSGQTDFGPQLKSMNKQLFTIVAWDPRGYGKSIPPSRDFPPDFFERDAKDAVDLMQALKFNKFSLLGWSDGGITALIAAAKYPALIHKMVVWGANASVTQEDVRIYNGIRDVSKWSEKVKKPLEEMYGHEYFAKTCEAWVDGIACFAEKSGGSICQQLLPLIKCPTLIIHGEKDPLVPRFHAEYLHEHIKGSRLHLMPEGKHNLHLRFAEEFNREVEDFLR
- the BPHL gene encoding valacyclovir hydrolase isoform X2 produces the protein MAWRSAARELLMLQPRTALLTTRGPAASYGTSVTSAKIQVNGVNLHYQQTGEGSHAVLLLPGMLGSGQTDFGPQLKSMNKQLFTIVAWDPRGYGKSIPPSRDFPPDFFERDAKDAVDLMQALKFNKFSLLGWSDGGITALIAAAKYPALIHKMVVWGANASVTQEDVRIYNGIRDVSKWSEKVKKPLEEMYGHEYFAKTCEAWVDGIACFAEKSGSICQQLLPLIKCPTLIIHGEKDPLVPRFHAEYLHEHIKGSRLHLMPEGKHNLHLRFAEEFNREVEDFLR